The following coding sequences lie in one Montipora foliosa isolate CH-2021 chromosome 11, ASM3666993v2, whole genome shotgun sequence genomic window:
- the LOC137975765 gene encoding uncharacterized protein, producing the protein MESTKIAAMGQVKFSLRELNLKRGGNNVRWLNDREDRMLQKSLNSMEKAHKETLSRLQHEVQGLQDTLRGQATVRNPQFIKKTHAPEKENNGAKRTTTSIHTFDLRRLTSEHLSPASKFGDEIPNSMVEEFEDVENILFEDDSNPSQNTLKGLEVNSSHKHAAWTRKVSSDLKRPITKQLSSSSEHLSSSPSSLSGSRRQISVTDPPPTGKLSVSPGLRKTPSLNSLQLNTNPTSNRSKEMSGETPIQASTNASISVTLNSSSQPVRKLSPKPMRKHQGSPLFVRRNLSPGNSTGKLTSPRLVRKISCPPQIEHLPIVHKETRASLPSRDNNGPTALSVDDIPTELPKLRISRGIEPGVSFKGNVSPVDPNEDVMDCTLHERVNNFLRSLEKNDETQENER; encoded by the exons ATGGAAAGCACAAAAATCGCTGCTATGGGGCAGGTCAAATTTAGTCTGCGAGAGTTAAACCTTAAACGAGGAGGAAACAATGTGCGCTGGCTGAATGATCGCGAAGACAGAATGCTGCAGAAGTCTTTGAACTCGATGGAGAAAGCTCATAAGGAGACACTGAGTCGTCTTCAACATGAAGTCCAAGGTCTGCAGGATACATTGAGAGGACAAGCAACGGTTCGCAATCCGCAGTTCATTAAGAAAACGCACGCACCTGAGAAAGAGAACAACGGAGCAAAACGAACAACAACATCAATACACACGTTTGACCTGAGAAGACTAACAAGCGAGCATTTGTCTCCGGCGAGTAAGTTTGGTGACGAAATTCCAAACTCAATGGTTGAGGAATTTGAAGACGTAGAGAATATTCTCTTTGAAG ATGACAGCAACCCCAGTCAAAATACTTTAAAGGGTCTGGAAGTGAACAGCTCCCATAAACATGCTGCCTGGACGAGAAAAGTGTCCTCGGACTTGAAACGACCAATCACGAAGCAGTTATCGAGTTCATCGGAACACTTGTCGTCTTCACCGTCGTCTTTGTCGGGTTCACGTCGACAGATTTCCGTCACAGATCCGCCTCCAACAGGAAAACTGAGCGTTAGTCCTGGTTTGAGGAAAACTCCGAGTCTTAATTCCCTCCAGCTTAACACAAATCCTACCTCAAACCGCAGTAAAGAGATGTCCGGCGAAACACCAATCCAGGCGTCTACAAATGCCAGCATTTCAGTTACTCTCAACAGTTCTTCACAACCGGTCagaaaactttcaccaaaaccAATGCGCAAGCACCAAGGTAGTCCGTTATTTGTCAGGAGAAACTTATCACCGGGCAACTCAACGGGAAAATTAACTTCCCCGAGACTCGTAAGAAAAATCTCCTGCCCCCCACAAATAGAGCACCTTCCCATAGTGCACAAGGAGACTAGGGCTTCTCTGCCCTCGCGTGATAACAACGGACCAACGGCACTTTCTGTCGATGACATACCAACTGAACTTCCTAAACTGAGAATATCACGTGGTATCGAACCGGGCGTTTCCTTTAAAGGCAATGTCAGTCCGGTAGATCCTAATGAGGACGTCATGGATTGTACTCTCCACGAAAGAGTCAATAACTTTCTCAGGAGTTTAGAAAAGAACGACGAAACACAAGAAAACGAGAGATAG
- the LOC137975764 gene encoding uncharacterized protein, with amino-acid sequence MYLLPLLCCLILLLSPSSSTKLKLKQTFEDGEKRVFIFDELFPKRVLKSFHSLLTYGKVTGKISSWFYTKSDYYQDFGTMNATSNSPWIAPVNPEFFTETALWNISRNAIEILSGGKIYFPYDVAVSMHRRLDFITAAGKDHATDDLMVRISLNRDFKKNDYGESIFYKDSGEILAAVYPKVGRMVVWNASVPFIFKPPAMSYLQAQYDVIIRLSTSKERADQKIVETKRQMANSEKQDTLRFALSDGGDFPALDLSKYEKRRFHDSQGREIAVFDGLIDTKDLDALRLFLLQYNSAFLYHGYDTSGDEEHDNVSWIAMLKVEDFVTSRLWKLVKQLAAYLSGIHEWYPYDVSMNIIRNSHFPRIHQDCEDNEHEYTFLLYLTPDWEVNNYGETVFFEELLTKDGEPFPPGKQRYEWLASVRPRYGRIVIFRGIIPHSARPPNPGFSGVRYTFACKVSRSYQLAISKALRETLEYLDSENIDDPEASKLLNELHQDDQNKPLRSTEYIEEQFKKYWRKREEVYDKIKGTIIAQLVASKGHVKDEL; translated from the exons TGAACTCTTCCCAAAGAGAGTTCTCAAGTCCTTTCATTCCTTGTTGACCTATGGAAAAGTTACGGGCAAAATTTCATCATGGTTTTACACTAAAAGCGATTATTATCAGGACTTTGGAACAATGAATGCGACTAGTAATTCTCCTTGGATTGCTCCTGTGAACCCAGAGTTTTTTACCGAAACTGCTTTGTGGAATATCAGTCGGAACGCCATTGAAATATTGTCCGGCGGCAAAATCTACTTTCCGTATGATGTGGCTGTCTCGATGCACCGAAGGCTAGATTTTATAACTGCAGCAGGCAAAG ATCATGCAACAGATGATCTCATGGTTCGAATATCTCTTAACAGAGATTTCAAGAAGAATGATTACGGAGAGTCAATATTCTACAAAGACAGTGGAGAAATTCTTGCAGCTGTTTACCCTAAAGTGGGACGAATGGTGGTATGGAATGCATCAGTCCCTTTCATCTTTAAGCCTCCTGCTATGTCCTATTTGCAAGCTCAGTACGATGTTATTATAAGACTTTCAACATCAAAGGAGAGAGCTGATCAGAAAATTGTGGAAACTAAG AGGCAAATGGCAAATTCAGAAAAGCAGGATACATTGCGATTTGCTTTGTCTGATGGAGGTGACTTTCCTGCCCTTGATTTAAGCAAATATGAGAAAAGAAGATTTCATGACAGCCAGGGAAGAGAGATTGCCGTGTTTGATGGCTTAATAGACACCAAAGATCTTGATGCCTTGCGACTGTTCTTGTTACAATACAACAGTGCTTTTCTTTACCATGGTTACGACACAAGTGGTGATGAAGAGCATGACAATGTCTCCTGGATTGCCATGTTAAAG GTAGAGGATTTTGTGACCAGTCGACTGTGGAAACTTGTTAAGCAGCTGGCGGCATATCTTAGTGGTATTCATGAGTGGTATCCATATGACGTATCCATGAACATCATCAGGAATTCACACTTCCCAAGAATTCACCAAGACTGTGAAGACAATGAG CATGAGTATACCTTCTTGTTGTACCTCACACCTGACTGGGAGGTAAATAACTATGGCGAAACTGTGTTTTTTGAAGAACTTTTAACCAAAGATGGTGAGCCCTTCCCTCCCGGTAAACAGCGATACGAATGGTTAGCATCTGTGCGTCCTCGTTATGGCAGAATTGTGATATTCAGAGGTATAATTCCTCACTCTGCTAGACCACCCAACCCGGGATTCAGTGGAGTGCGTTACACATTTGCTTGCAAG GTTTCGCGCAGTTACCAACTGGCAATATCAAAGGCATTACGTGAAACATTGGAATATCTGGACAGCGAAAATATCGACGATCCGGAAGCTTCTAAGTTGCTTAATGAGTTACACCAGGACGACCAGAACAAACCACTTCGTTCGACGGAATATATTGAAGAACAATTTAAAAAGTACTGGCGCAAGAGGGAAGAAGTGTATGATAAAATAAAAGGGACTATCATCGCGCAGTTGGTTGCCTCTAAAGGACATGTCAAGGATGAACTGTAA